The Sediminispirochaeta smaragdinae DSM 11293 genome has a segment encoding these proteins:
- a CDS encoding OmpA family protein yields the protein MKIDISNIKKSFLLAALIALLLVIFIITATVRLAARSELAFRSPVRILKNPVATWVVPESLLFYKGDRDGKEIETGQKIGEKSFIRTGEGGEVDLRFDDGTLIRIAENSQASIADISLKETDISLEKGRIISRFQKITGSGNHRVETPNAVCGIRGTELIFDAGQEGTTIYGMSGLTEVASPDHPENPVLLGFQQKTRVNQGALPSPPEEMSDEEVAYFRMLLDSLHNEVVVLVTSTLSFKPDSAELTPESGEELSRIASILKKKRIEVEIAGHTADVGDRASQYTLSLQRAESVKRTLVSLGVKERRLSVKGYGGSRPIASNDSQEGRAQNRRVEFLVR from the coding sequence CTCTGATTGCTCTGCTCCTGGTCATCTTCATCATCACAGCCACAGTGAGATTGGCGGCAAGAAGCGAACTGGCATTTAGAAGCCCGGTTCGTATCCTGAAAAATCCCGTGGCAACCTGGGTCGTTCCGGAGAGCCTGCTTTTCTATAAGGGGGATAGGGACGGAAAAGAGATAGAAACGGGGCAAAAAATCGGCGAAAAGAGTTTTATTCGCACAGGTGAAGGCGGAGAGGTCGATCTTCGTTTCGACGACGGAACGCTTATCAGGATTGCCGAAAACAGCCAGGCCTCCATTGCCGATATCAGCCTGAAAGAGACCGACATCTCCCTTGAAAAGGGAAGAATCATTTCCCGCTTTCAGAAGATTACCGGCAGCGGTAACCATAGAGTCGAAACGCCCAATGCCGTCTGCGGTATACGCGGAACAGAGCTTATCTTTGACGCAGGCCAGGAGGGGACCACCATCTACGGGATGTCCGGCCTTACCGAGGTAGCGTCCCCGGATCATCCGGAGAACCCCGTTCTCCTCGGATTTCAGCAAAAGACCAGGGTGAACCAGGGGGCCCTTCCCTCCCCTCCCGAAGAGATGAGCGACGAAGAGGTCGCTTATTTCAGGATGCTCTTAGATTCCCTCCACAACGAGGTGGTGGTCCTGGTAACCTCAACCCTCTCTTTTAAGCCGGATTCGGCGGAGCTCACCCCGGAGTCCGGTGAAGAACTTTCGCGTATCGCCTCGATTCTGAAGAAAAAAAGGATAGAGGTTGAGATTGCCGGACATACGGCCGATGTGGGCGACCGGGCGAGCCAGTATACCCTTTCCCTTCAAAGGGCAGAATCGGTCAAACGGACCTTGGTATCCCTCGGTGTTAAGGAGCGCAGGCTATCGGTAAAAGGATACGGAGGCTCCAGGCCGATCGCCTCAAACGATAGCCAAGAGGGGCGCGCACAAAACAGAAGGGTGGAATTTCTCGTACGATAA